A window of Phycodurus eques isolate BA_2022a chromosome 5, UOR_Pequ_1.1, whole genome shotgun sequence contains these coding sequences:
- the tpm1 gene encoding tropomyosin alpha-1 chain isoform X4, translating to MDAIKKKMQMLKLDKENALDRAEQAESDKKAAEDRSKQLEDEIRELEKKMRITEDERDKVFEEFQTAEEKLLSAEEVATKAESDVASLNRRIQLVEEELDRAQERLATALTKLEEAEKAADESERGMKVIENRAMKDEEKMEIQEIQLKEAKHIAEEADRKYEEVARKLVIIESDLERTEERAELSESKCSELEEELKTVTNNLKSLEAQADKYSQKEDKYEEEIKVLTDKLKEAETRAEFAERSVAKLEKTIDDLEDELYSQKLKYKAISEELDHALNDMTSI from the exons ATGGACGCCATCAAGAAGAAGATGCAGATGCTCAAGCTCGACAAGGAGAACGCCTTGGACAGAGCTGAGCAGGCCGAGTCGGACAAGAAGGCGGCGGAGGACAGAAGCAAGCAG TTAGAGGACGAAATAAGAGAGTTGGAAAAGAAAATGCGTATTACTGAGGACGAGAGAGATAAAGTGTTTGAGGAGTTCCAAACTGCGGAGGAGAAACTTCTGAGCGCCGAGGAAGTCGCTACCAAG GCTGAGAGCGATGTGGCCTCCCTCAACAGACGCATCCAGCTGGTTGAGGAGGAGTTGGACCGTGCTCAGGAGCGTCTGGCCACTGCTCTGACCAAGCTGGAGGAGGCAGAGAAGGCTGCCGATGAGAGCGAGAG AGGCATGAAGGTAATTGAGAACAGGGCCATGAAGGATGAGGAGAAGATGGAGATCCAGGAGATCCAGCTCAAGGAGGCCAAGCACATCGCTGAGGAGGCTGACCGCAAATACGAGGAG GTGGCACGTAAACTCGTCATCATTGAGAGTGACCTCGAGCGTACAGAGGAGCGTGCTGAGCTGTCAGAAAG CAAATGCTCTGAGCTGGAGGAAGAGTTGAAAACTGTGACCAACAACCTGAAATCACTGGAGGCCCAGGCTGACAAG TATTCACAGAAGGAGGACAAATACGAAGAGGAGATCAAGGTCCTCACCGACAAGCTGAAGGAG GCTGAGACCCGTGCCGAGTTCGCTGAGAGATCAGTAGCCAAGCTTGAGAAGACCATTGATGACCTGGAGG ATGAGTTGTATTCCCAGAAACTGAAGTACAAAGCCATCAGCGAGGAGCTGGACCACGCCCTCAATGACATGACTTCCAT ATAA
- the tpm1 gene encoding tropomyosin alpha-1 chain isoform X9 has protein sequence MDAIKKKMQMLKLDKENALDRAEQAESDKKAAEDRSKQLEDEIRELEKKMRITEDERDKVFEEFQTAEEKLLSAEEVATKLEDDLAALQKKLKGTEDELDKYSEALKDAQEKLELAEKKATDAESDVASLNRRIQLVEEELDRAQERLATALTKLEEAEKAADESERGMKVIENRAMKDEEKMEIQEIQLKEAKHIAEEADRKYEEVARKLVIIESDLERTEERAELSESKCSELEEELKTVTNNLKSLEAQADKYSQKEDKYEEEIKVLTDKLKEAETRAEFAERSVAKLEKTIDDLEEKLAHAKEENLDMHQMLDQTLMELNNL, from the exons ATGGACGCCATCAAGAAGAAGATGCAGATGCTCAAGCTCGACAAGGAGAACGCCTTGGACAGAGCTGAGCAGGCCGAGTCGGACAAGAAGGCGGCGGAGGACAGAAGCAAGCAG TTAGAGGACGAAATAAGAGAGTTGGAAAAGAAAATGCGTATTACTGAGGACGAGAGAGATAAAGTGTTTGAGGAGTTCCAAACTGCGGAGGAGAAACTTCTGAGCGCCGAGGAAGTCGCTACCAAG CTTGAGGATGACTTGGCAGCTCTGCAGAAGAAGCTGAAGGGAACTGAGGATGAGCTAGACAAGTACTCTGAGGCTCTTAAAGATGCCCAGGAGAAACTTGAGCTGGCTGAGAAGAAAGCCACTGAT GCTGAGAGCGATGTGGCCTCCCTCAACAGACGCATCCAGCTGGTTGAGGAGGAGTTGGACCGTGCTCAGGAGCGTCTGGCCACTGCTCTGACCAAGCTGGAGGAGGCAGAGAAGGCTGCCGATGAGAGCGAGAG AGGCATGAAGGTAATTGAGAACAGGGCCATGAAGGATGAGGAGAAGATGGAGATCCAGGAGATCCAGCTCAAGGAGGCCAAGCACATCGCTGAGGAGGCTGACCGCAAATACGAGGAG GTGGCACGTAAACTCGTCATCATTGAGAGTGACCTCGAGCGTACAGAGGAGCGTGCTGAGCTGTCAGAAAG CAAATGCTCTGAGCTGGAGGAAGAGTTGAAAACTGTGACCAACAACCTGAAATCACTGGAGGCCCAGGCTGACAAG TATTCACAGAAGGAGGACAAATACGAAGAGGAGATCAAGGTCCTCACCGACAAGCTGAAGGAG GCTGAGACCCGTGCCGAGTTCGCTGAGAGATCAGTAGCCAAGCTTGAGAAGACCATTGATGACCTGGAGG AAAAACTTGCCCATGCTAAAGAGGAGAACCTCGACATGCACCAGATGTTGGACCAGACTCTAATGGAACTGAATAATTTGTGA
- the tpm1 gene encoding tropomyosin alpha-1 chain isoform X2, which yields MDAIKKKMQMLKLDKENALDRAEQAESDKKAAEDRSKQLEDDLAALQKKLKGTEDELDKYSEALKDAQEKLELAEKKATDAESDVASLNRRIQLVEEELDRAQERLATALTKLEEAEKAADESERGMKVIENRAMKDEEKMEIQEIQLKEAKHIAEEADRKYEEVARKLVIIESDLERTEERAELSESKCSELEEELKTVTNNLKSLEAQADKYSQKEDKYEEEIKVLTDKLKEAETRAEFAERSVAKLEKTIDDLEEKLAHAKEENLDMHQMLDQTLMELNNL from the exons ATGGACGCCATCAAGAAGAAGATGCAGATGCTCAAGCTCGACAAGGAGAACGCCTTGGACAGAGCTGAGCAGGCCGAGTCGGACAAGAAGGCGGCGGAGGACAGAAGCAAGCAG CTTGAGGATGACTTGGCAGCTCTGCAGAAGAAGCTGAAGGGAACTGAGGATGAGCTAGACAAGTACTCTGAGGCTCTTAAAGATGCCCAGGAGAAACTTGAGCTGGCTGAGAAGAAAGCCACTGAT GCTGAGAGCGATGTGGCCTCCCTCAACAGACGCATCCAGCTGGTTGAGGAGGAGTTGGACCGTGCTCAGGAGCGTCTGGCCACTGCTCTGACCAAGCTGGAGGAGGCAGAGAAGGCTGCCGATGAGAGCGAGAG AGGCATGAAGGTAATTGAGAACAGGGCCATGAAGGATGAGGAGAAGATGGAGATCCAGGAGATCCAGCTCAAGGAGGCCAAGCACATCGCTGAGGAGGCTGACCGCAAATACGAGGAG GTGGCACGTAAACTCGTCATCATTGAGAGTGACCTCGAGCGTACAGAGGAGCGTGCTGAGCTGTCAGAAAG CAAATGCTCTGAGCTGGAGGAAGAGTTGAAAACTGTGACCAACAACCTGAAATCACTGGAGGCCCAGGCTGACAAG TATTCACAGAAGGAGGACAAATACGAAGAGGAGATCAAGGTCCTCACCGACAAGCTGAAGGAG GCTGAGACCCGTGCCGAGTTCGCTGAGAGATCAGTAGCCAAGCTTGAGAAGACCATTGATGACCTGGAGG AAAAACTTGCCCATGCTAAAGAGGAGAACCTCGACATGCACCAGATGTTGGACCAGACTCTAATGGAACTGAATAATTTGTGA
- the tpm1 gene encoding tropomyosin alpha-1 chain isoform X10, with translation MDAIKKKMQMLKLDKENALDRAEQAESDKKAAEDRSKQLEDEIRELEKKMRITEDERDKVFEEFQTAEEKLLSAEEVATKLEDDLAALQKKLKGTEDELDKYSEALKDAQEKLELAEKKATDAESDVASLNRRIQLVEEELDRAQERLATALTKLEEAEKAADESERGMKVIENRAMKDEEKMEIQEIQLKEAKHIAEEADRKYEEVARKLVIIESDLERTEERAELSESKCSELEEELKTVTNNLKSLEAQADKYSQKEDKYEEEIKVLTDKLKEAETRAEFAERSVAKLEKTIDDLEDELYSQKLKYKAISEELDHALNDMTSM, from the exons ATGGACGCCATCAAGAAGAAGATGCAGATGCTCAAGCTCGACAAGGAGAACGCCTTGGACAGAGCTGAGCAGGCCGAGTCGGACAAGAAGGCGGCGGAGGACAGAAGCAAGCAG TTAGAGGACGAAATAAGAGAGTTGGAAAAGAAAATGCGTATTACTGAGGACGAGAGAGATAAAGTGTTTGAGGAGTTCCAAACTGCGGAGGAGAAACTTCTGAGCGCCGAGGAAGTCGCTACCAAG CTTGAGGATGACTTGGCAGCTCTGCAGAAGAAGCTGAAGGGAACTGAGGATGAGCTAGACAAGTACTCTGAGGCTCTTAAAGATGCCCAGGAGAAACTTGAGCTGGCTGAGAAGAAAGCCACTGAT GCTGAGAGCGATGTGGCCTCCCTCAACAGACGCATCCAGCTGGTTGAGGAGGAGTTGGACCGTGCTCAGGAGCGTCTGGCCACTGCTCTGACCAAGCTGGAGGAGGCAGAGAAGGCTGCCGATGAGAGCGAGAG AGGCATGAAGGTAATTGAGAACAGGGCCATGAAGGATGAGGAGAAGATGGAGATCCAGGAGATCCAGCTCAAGGAGGCCAAGCACATCGCTGAGGAGGCTGACCGCAAATACGAGGAG GTGGCACGTAAACTCGTCATCATTGAGAGTGACCTCGAGCGTACAGAGGAGCGTGCTGAGCTGTCAGAAAG CAAATGCTCTGAGCTGGAGGAAGAGTTGAAAACTGTGACCAACAACCTGAAATCACTGGAGGCCCAGGCTGACAAG TATTCACAGAAGGAGGACAAATACGAAGAGGAGATCAAGGTCCTCACCGACAAGCTGAAGGAG GCTGAGACCCGTGCCGAGTTCGCTGAGAGATCAGTAGCCAAGCTTGAGAAGACCATTGATGACCTGGAGG ATGAGTTGTATTCCCAGAAACTGAAGTACAAAGCCATCAGCGAGGAGCTGGACCACGCCCTCAATGACATGACTTCCATGTAA
- the tpm1 gene encoding tropomyosin alpha-1 chain isoform X3, translated as MDAIKKKMQMLKLDKENALDRAEQAESDKKAAEDRSKQLEDDLAALQKKLKGTEDELDKYSEALKDAQEKLELAEKKATDAESDVASLNRRIQLVEEELDRAQERLATALTKLEEAEKAADESERGMKVIENRAMKDEEKMEIQEIQLKEAKHIAEEADRKYEEVARKLVIIESDLERTEERAELSESKCSELEEELKTVTNNLKSLEAQADKYSQKEDKYEEEIKVLTDKLKEAETRAEFAERSVAKLEKTIDDLEDELYSQKLKYKAISEELDHALNDMTSM; from the exons ATGGACGCCATCAAGAAGAAGATGCAGATGCTCAAGCTCGACAAGGAGAACGCCTTGGACAGAGCTGAGCAGGCCGAGTCGGACAAGAAGGCGGCGGAGGACAGAAGCAAGCAG CTTGAGGATGACTTGGCAGCTCTGCAGAAGAAGCTGAAGGGAACTGAGGATGAGCTAGACAAGTACTCTGAGGCTCTTAAAGATGCCCAGGAGAAACTTGAGCTGGCTGAGAAGAAAGCCACTGAT GCTGAGAGCGATGTGGCCTCCCTCAACAGACGCATCCAGCTGGTTGAGGAGGAGTTGGACCGTGCTCAGGAGCGTCTGGCCACTGCTCTGACCAAGCTGGAGGAGGCAGAGAAGGCTGCCGATGAGAGCGAGAG AGGCATGAAGGTAATTGAGAACAGGGCCATGAAGGATGAGGAGAAGATGGAGATCCAGGAGATCCAGCTCAAGGAGGCCAAGCACATCGCTGAGGAGGCTGACCGCAAATACGAGGAG GTGGCACGTAAACTCGTCATCATTGAGAGTGACCTCGAGCGTACAGAGGAGCGTGCTGAGCTGTCAGAAAG CAAATGCTCTGAGCTGGAGGAAGAGTTGAAAACTGTGACCAACAACCTGAAATCACTGGAGGCCCAGGCTGACAAG TATTCACAGAAGGAGGACAAATACGAAGAGGAGATCAAGGTCCTCACCGACAAGCTGAAGGAG GCTGAGACCCGTGCCGAGTTCGCTGAGAGATCAGTAGCCAAGCTTGAGAAGACCATTGATGACCTGGAGG ATGAGTTGTATTCCCAGAAACTGAAGTACAAAGCCATCAGCGAGGAGCTGGACCACGCCCTCAATGACATGACTTCCATGTAA
- the tpm1 gene encoding tropomyosin alpha-1 chain isoform X1 gives MDAIKKKMQMLKLDKENALDRAEQAESDKKAAEDRSKQLEDEIRELEKKMRITEDERDKVFEEFQTAEEKLLSAEEVATKAESDVASLNRRIQLVEEELDRAQERLATALTKLEEAEKAADESERGMKVIENRAMKDEEKMEIQEIQLKEAKHIAEEADRKYEEVARKLVIIESDLERTEERAELSESKCSELEEELKTVTNNLKSLEAQADKYSQKEDKYEEEIKVLTDKLKEAETRAEFAERSVAKLEKTIDDLEEKLAHAKEENLDMHQMLDQTLMELNNL, from the exons ATGGACGCCATCAAGAAGAAGATGCAGATGCTCAAGCTCGACAAGGAGAACGCCTTGGACAGAGCTGAGCAGGCCGAGTCGGACAAGAAGGCGGCGGAGGACAGAAGCAAGCAG TTAGAGGACGAAATAAGAGAGTTGGAAAAGAAAATGCGTATTACTGAGGACGAGAGAGATAAAGTGTTTGAGGAGTTCCAAACTGCGGAGGAGAAACTTCTGAGCGCCGAGGAAGTCGCTACCAAG GCTGAGAGCGATGTGGCCTCCCTCAACAGACGCATCCAGCTGGTTGAGGAGGAGTTGGACCGTGCTCAGGAGCGTCTGGCCACTGCTCTGACCAAGCTGGAGGAGGCAGAGAAGGCTGCCGATGAGAGCGAGAG AGGCATGAAGGTAATTGAGAACAGGGCCATGAAGGATGAGGAGAAGATGGAGATCCAGGAGATCCAGCTCAAGGAGGCCAAGCACATCGCTGAGGAGGCTGACCGCAAATACGAGGAG GTGGCACGTAAACTCGTCATCATTGAGAGTGACCTCGAGCGTACAGAGGAGCGTGCTGAGCTGTCAGAAAG CAAATGCTCTGAGCTGGAGGAAGAGTTGAAAACTGTGACCAACAACCTGAAATCACTGGAGGCCCAGGCTGACAAG TATTCACAGAAGGAGGACAAATACGAAGAGGAGATCAAGGTCCTCACCGACAAGCTGAAGGAG GCTGAGACCCGTGCCGAGTTCGCTGAGAGATCAGTAGCCAAGCTTGAGAAGACCATTGATGACCTGGAGG AAAAACTTGCCCATGCTAAAGAGGAGAACCTCGACATGCACCAGATGTTGGACCAGACTCTAATGGAACTGAATAATTTGTGA
- the tpm1 gene encoding tropomyosin alpha-1 chain isoform X5, whose amino-acid sequence MDAIKKKMQMLKLDKENALDRAEQAESDKKAAEDRSKQLEDEIRELEKKMRITEDERDKVFEEFQTAEEKLLSAEEVATKAESDVASLNRRIQLVEEELDRAQERLATALTKLEEAEKAADESERGMKVIENRAMKDEEKMEIQEIQLKEAKHIAEEADRKYEEVARKLVIIESDLERTEERAELSERHCRRMDDELRVVEQSMKSLNSSVRQYSQKEDKYEEEIKVLTDKLKEAETRAEFAERSVAKLEKTIDDLEEKLAHAKEENLDMHQMLDQTLMELNNL is encoded by the exons ATGGACGCCATCAAGAAGAAGATGCAGATGCTCAAGCTCGACAAGGAGAACGCCTTGGACAGAGCTGAGCAGGCCGAGTCGGACAAGAAGGCGGCGGAGGACAGAAGCAAGCAG TTAGAGGACGAAATAAGAGAGTTGGAAAAGAAAATGCGTATTACTGAGGACGAGAGAGATAAAGTGTTTGAGGAGTTCCAAACTGCGGAGGAGAAACTTCTGAGCGCCGAGGAAGTCGCTACCAAG GCTGAGAGCGATGTGGCCTCCCTCAACAGACGCATCCAGCTGGTTGAGGAGGAGTTGGACCGTGCTCAGGAGCGTCTGGCCACTGCTCTGACCAAGCTGGAGGAGGCAGAGAAGGCTGCCGATGAGAGCGAGAG AGGCATGAAGGTAATTGAGAACAGGGCCATGAAGGATGAGGAGAAGATGGAGATCCAGGAGATCCAGCTCAAGGAGGCCAAGCACATCGCTGAGGAGGCTGACCGCAAATACGAGGAG GTGGCACGTAAACTCGTCATCATTGAGAGTGACCTCGAGCGTACAGAGGAGCGTGCTGAGCTGTCAGAAAG ACACTGCCGAAGGATGGACGATGAGCTAAGAGTTGTGGAGCAAAGCATGAAATCACTAAACTCCTCAGTCAGACAG TATTCACAGAAGGAGGACAAATACGAAGAGGAGATCAAGGTCCTCACCGACAAGCTGAAGGAG GCTGAGACCCGTGCCGAGTTCGCTGAGAGATCAGTAGCCAAGCTTGAGAAGACCATTGATGACCTGGAGG AAAAACTTGCCCATGCTAAAGAGGAGAACCTCGACATGCACCAGATGTTGGACCAGACTCTAATGGAACTGAATAATTTGTGA
- the tpm1 gene encoding tropomyosin alpha-1 chain isoform X6: MAGTTSVEAVKRKIRSLQDQADCAGDRAERLHRELNEQRHAREEAESDVASLNRRIQLVEEELDRAQERLATALTKLEEAEKAADESERGMKVIENRAMKDEEKMEIQEIQLKEAKHIAEEADRKYEEVARKLVIIESDLERTEERAELSESKCSELEEELKTVTNNLKSLEAQADKYSQKEDKYEEEIKVLTDKLKEAETRAEFAERSVAKLEKTIDDLEEKLAHAKEENLDMHQMLDQTLMELNNL; encoded by the exons ATGGCAGGAACCACGTCGGTGGAGGCTGTCAAACGAAAGATTCGATCTTTGCAAGACCAGGCGGACTGCGCGGGGGACAGGGCCGAAAGATTACACCGCGAGTTGAACGAGCAGCGCCATGCCAGAGAGGAA GCTGAGAGCGATGTGGCCTCCCTCAACAGACGCATCCAGCTGGTTGAGGAGGAGTTGGACCGTGCTCAGGAGCGTCTGGCCACTGCTCTGACCAAGCTGGAGGAGGCAGAGAAGGCTGCCGATGAGAGCGAGAG AGGCATGAAGGTAATTGAGAACAGGGCCATGAAGGATGAGGAGAAGATGGAGATCCAGGAGATCCAGCTCAAGGAGGCCAAGCACATCGCTGAGGAGGCTGACCGCAAATACGAGGAG GTGGCACGTAAACTCGTCATCATTGAGAGTGACCTCGAGCGTACAGAGGAGCGTGCTGAGCTGTCAGAAAG CAAATGCTCTGAGCTGGAGGAAGAGTTGAAAACTGTGACCAACAACCTGAAATCACTGGAGGCCCAGGCTGACAAG TATTCACAGAAGGAGGACAAATACGAAGAGGAGATCAAGGTCCTCACCGACAAGCTGAAGGAG GCTGAGACCCGTGCCGAGTTCGCTGAGAGATCAGTAGCCAAGCTTGAGAAGACCATTGATGACCTGGAGG AAAAACTTGCCCATGCTAAAGAGGAGAACCTCGACATGCACCAGATGTTGGACCAGACTCTAATGGAACTGAATAATTTGTGA
- the tpm1 gene encoding tropomyosin alpha-1 chain isoform X8: protein MAGTTSVEAVKRKIRSLQDQADCAGDRAERLHRELNEQRHAREEAESDVASLNRRIQLVEEELDRAQERLATALTKLEEAEKAADESERGMKVIENRAMKDEEKMEIQEIQLKEAKHIAEEADRKYEEVARKLVIIESDLERTEERAELSERHCRRMDDELRVVEQSMKSLNSSVRQYSQKEDKYEEEIKVLTDKLKEAETRAEFAERSVAKLEKTIDDLEEKLAHAKEENLDMHQMLDQTLMELNNL, encoded by the exons ATGGCAGGAACCACGTCGGTGGAGGCTGTCAAACGAAAGATTCGATCTTTGCAAGACCAGGCGGACTGCGCGGGGGACAGGGCCGAAAGATTACACCGCGAGTTGAACGAGCAGCGCCATGCCAGAGAGGAA GCTGAGAGCGATGTGGCCTCCCTCAACAGACGCATCCAGCTGGTTGAGGAGGAGTTGGACCGTGCTCAGGAGCGTCTGGCCACTGCTCTGACCAAGCTGGAGGAGGCAGAGAAGGCTGCCGATGAGAGCGAGAG AGGCATGAAGGTAATTGAGAACAGGGCCATGAAGGATGAGGAGAAGATGGAGATCCAGGAGATCCAGCTCAAGGAGGCCAAGCACATCGCTGAGGAGGCTGACCGCAAATACGAGGAG GTGGCACGTAAACTCGTCATCATTGAGAGTGACCTCGAGCGTACAGAGGAGCGTGCTGAGCTGTCAGAAAG ACACTGCCGAAGGATGGACGATGAGCTAAGAGTTGTGGAGCAAAGCATGAAATCACTAAACTCCTCAGTCAGACAG TATTCACAGAAGGAGGACAAATACGAAGAGGAGATCAAGGTCCTCACCGACAAGCTGAAGGAG GCTGAGACCCGTGCCGAGTTCGCTGAGAGATCAGTAGCCAAGCTTGAGAAGACCATTGATGACCTGGAGG AAAAACTTGCCCATGCTAAAGAGGAGAACCTCGACATGCACCAGATGTTGGACCAGACTCTAATGGAACTGAATAATTTGTGA
- the tpm1 gene encoding tropomyosin alpha-1 chain isoform X7 gives MAGTTSVEAVKRKIRSLQDQADCAGDRAERLHRELNEQRHAREEAESDVASLNRRIQLVEEELDRAQERLATALTKLEEAEKAADESERGMKVIENRAMKDEEKMEIQEIQLKEAKHIAEEADRKYEEVARKLVIIESDLERTEERAELSESKCSELEEELKTVTNNLKSLEAQADKYSQKEDKYEEEIKVLTDKLKEAETRAEFAERSVAKLEKTIDDLEDELYSQKLKYKAISEELDHALNDMTSM, from the exons ATGGCAGGAACCACGTCGGTGGAGGCTGTCAAACGAAAGATTCGATCTTTGCAAGACCAGGCGGACTGCGCGGGGGACAGGGCCGAAAGATTACACCGCGAGTTGAACGAGCAGCGCCATGCCAGAGAGGAA GCTGAGAGCGATGTGGCCTCCCTCAACAGACGCATCCAGCTGGTTGAGGAGGAGTTGGACCGTGCTCAGGAGCGTCTGGCCACTGCTCTGACCAAGCTGGAGGAGGCAGAGAAGGCTGCCGATGAGAGCGAGAG AGGCATGAAGGTAATTGAGAACAGGGCCATGAAGGATGAGGAGAAGATGGAGATCCAGGAGATCCAGCTCAAGGAGGCCAAGCACATCGCTGAGGAGGCTGACCGCAAATACGAGGAG GTGGCACGTAAACTCGTCATCATTGAGAGTGACCTCGAGCGTACAGAGGAGCGTGCTGAGCTGTCAGAAAG CAAATGCTCTGAGCTGGAGGAAGAGTTGAAAACTGTGACCAACAACCTGAAATCACTGGAGGCCCAGGCTGACAAG TATTCACAGAAGGAGGACAAATACGAAGAGGAGATCAAGGTCCTCACCGACAAGCTGAAGGAG GCTGAGACCCGTGCCGAGTTCGCTGAGAGATCAGTAGCCAAGCTTGAGAAGACCATTGATGACCTGGAGG ATGAGTTGTATTCCCAGAAACTGAAGTACAAAGCCATCAGCGAGGAGCTGGACCACGCCCTCAATGACATGACTTCCATGTAA